Proteins from a single region of Thalassophryne amazonica chromosome 22, fThaAma1.1, whole genome shotgun sequence:
- the LOC117503804 gene encoding protein NLRC3-like produces MIRCGSAMDQCEDTEEGPPKTGLCGDHEIQIKDQRVKQQSSEVLRVPSAQQHQTHLNHKFLNFEENMLMFVKNELKSIQKVLLTDDAEYLESQSEDEEQRSSRLVFLNLTVTLMRTMNYDELADCLLSRTRAEVCRRKFKSKMKQKFERVFEGISKAGKTTLLKEIYTELYITEGGASEVNEEHEVRQIEAASRKTDTQQRTITCEDIFKVSADTQPPIRTVLTKGVAGIGKTVLTQKWTLDWAEGRTNQDFHFIFPFTFRELNVLKEKKFSLVELVHHFFPEIKEAGICSFQHFQVLIILDGLDECRLQLDFHSNDILTDVSESSSVDVLLTNLIGRNLFPSARLWITTRPAAANQIPPECVDMVTEVRGFTDPQKEDYFRKRFRYEEQSRRIISHIKTSRSLHIMCHIPVFCWITATV; encoded by the exons ATGATCAG gTGTGGATCTGCTATGGATCAGTGTGAGGACACAGAGGAGGGACCCCCAAAAACCGGTCTGTGTGGGGACCATGAGATCCAGATCAAAGATCAGAG AGTGAAGCAGCAGAGCTCAGAGGTTCTCAGGGTTCCATCTGCTCAGCAGCATCAAACACACCTGAACCACAAGTTTCTG AATTTCGAGGAGAACATGTTGATGTTTGTTAAAAATGAGCTGAAGAGCATCCAGAAGGTTCTCCTGACAGATGATGCAGAATACTTGGAGAGTCAGAGTGAGGATGAGGAGCAGAGGAGCAGCAGACTGGTTTTCTTGAACCTCACAGTGACCTTGATGAGGACAATGAATTATGATGAGCTGGCTGACTGTCTGCTGAGCA GAACTCGTGCTGAAGTTTGTCGTCGTAAATTCAAATCTAAGATGAAGCAGAAGTTTGAGCGTGTGTTTGAGGGGATCTCTAAAGCAGGAAAGACGACTCTTCTGAAGGAGATCTACACAGAGCTCTACATCACAGAGGGCGGGGCTTCAGAGGTCAACGAGGAACATGAGGTCAGACAGATTGAAGCAGCATCCAGgaaaacagacacacaacaaagaaCAATCACATGTGAAGACATCTTTAAAGTCTCAGCTGACACACAGCCACCAATCAGAACAGTGCTGACAAAGGGCGTGGCAGGCATCGGGAAAACAGTCTTAACACAGAAGTGGACTCTGGACTGGGCTGAAGGACGAACCAACCAGGACTTCCACTTCATATTTCCATTCACTTTCAGAGAGCTGAATGTGCTGAAAGAGAAGAAGTTCAGCTTGGTGGAACTTGTTCATCACTTCTTTCCTGAAATCAAAGAAGCAGGAATCTGCAGCTTCCAACACTTCCAGGTCTTGATCATCTTGGACGGTCTGGATGAGTGTCGCCTTCAGCTGGACTTCCACAGCAATGACATCCTGACTGATGTCTCAGAGTCGAGCTCAGTAGATGTTCTGCTGACAAACCTCATCGGGAGGAACCTGTTTCCCTCTGCTCGCCTCTGGATCACCACACGACctgcagcagccaatcagatccctcctgagtgtgtggacatggtgacagaggtcagagGCTTCACTGACCCTCAGAAGGAGGACTACTTCAGGAAGAGATTCAGATATGAGGAGCAGTCCAGAAGAATCATCTCCCACATAAAGACATCACGAAGCCTCCACATCATGTGTCACatcccagtcttctgctggatcactgctacagtt